One segment of Alnus glutinosa chromosome 2, dhAlnGlut1.1, whole genome shotgun sequence DNA contains the following:
- the LOC133859182 gene encoding uncharacterized protein LOC133859182: protein MGEEREENPQRMKRIAAAAYDYENDPRWADYWSNILIPPNMASRPDVIAHFKNKFYQRYIDPDLVVEAMSSNSSSQPARPSASSTSSNDQARQRNSGSTTPNSGTSATASPNPTSLRWDRKTIQFSVNAWVFVVAVLAIFPLVPRNLSQRAFRLSLMGTACSSLFSLYSLYGKPRAWNAQALQVYFQSIVATKDFIYFIYCLIFVASNLCLKFSLIPILCRALEHVAKFLRHNFSRSSLYRKYLEEPCVWVESNTTTLSKLSSHSEIGLGFLLIISFFSWQRNLIQTFMYWQLLKLMYHAPVTASYHNNVWAEIGRFVNPLVHRYAPFLNTPISAAQRWWFR, encoded by the exons AtgggggaagagagagaggagaatcCGCAGAGGATGAAGAGAATTGCGGCGGCGGCCTACGACTACGAGAACGACCCCAGATGGGCCGACTACTGGTCTAACATCCTCATACCTCCCAACATGGCCTCGCGCCCCGACGTCATCGCCCACTTCAAGAACAAGTTCTACCAGCGCTACATC GATCCTGATCTTGTGGTAGAGGCTATGTCCTCTAACAGTTCATCTCAGCCAGCAAGACCATCAGCATCATCAACATCTTCAAATGACCAAGCTCGACAACGTAACTCAG GGTCAACAACTCCAAATTCAGGGACGTCAGCAACTGCTAGTCCAAATCCAACTTCTCTGCGCTGGGATCGGAAAACGATTCAGTTCTCTGTGAATGCTTGG GTGTTTGTTGTGGCTGTGCTTGCGATTTTTCCATTGGTACCTAGAAATCTTTCACAAAGGGCATTTCGGCTTTCCTTAATGGGCACAGcatgttcctctcttttttccttgTATTCGCTATATGGg AAACCCAGGGCATGGAATGCACAGGCTTTGCAAGTTTACTTTCAGTCTATTGTTGCAACCAAGGATTTTATCTACTTCATCTACTGCCTTATCTTTGTGGCTTCAAATCTTTGCCTTAAGT TTTCCTTGATTCCTATTTTATGTCGAGCACTTGAGCATGTTGCCAAGTTCCTTAGGCATAATTTCAGTCGTTCCTCCTTGTACAG GAAGTACTTGGAAGAGCCATGTGTTTGGGTGGAGTCAAACACAACTACCCTCAGCAAACTGTCTTCACACTCTGAGATTGGACTTGGCTTCCTTcttattatttcctttttctc GTGGCAACGCAATCTAATACAAACTTTCATGTACTGGCAG CTATTGAAGCTCATGTACCATGCCCCTGTTACTGCTAGTTACCACAACAATGTATGGGCTGAGATTGGGAGGTTTGTCAATCCGCTCGTCCACCGCTACGCCCCATTCTTGAATACTCCAATTTCTGCTGCCCAGAGATGGTGGTTCAGGTAG
- the LOC133859180 gene encoding isoprenylcysteine alpha-carbonyl methylesterase ICME-like: MNDVDTEPLRSYKVLGFTDGAKSHHRRRRPAGKPGTPPSPARRTQSFSQDFGHAAAETYLVTRLSFTLLRYLGVGSRWITRLFALGFYALLLMPGFLQVAYYYFFSSQVRRSVVYGDQPRNRLDLYLPENNDELKPVVIFVTGGAWIIGYKAWGSLLGKQLAERDIIVACLDYRNFPQGTISDMIKDSSQGISFVCNHIAEYGGDPNRIYLMGQSAGAHISACALVEQAIKESESGKGESISWSVSQLKAYFGLSGGYNLLNLVDHLHKRGLYSSIFLSIMEGEQSLQRFSPEVMIQDPSIRDAVSHLPPITLFHGTSDYSIPSDASKTFADALQRAGAQVTLILFEGKTHTDLFLQDPLRGGKDELFDHIVADIHAGDKEALAKDAVAPPRRRLVPEFLLQMAREISPF, encoded by the exons ATGAATGACGTGGACACCGAGCCCTTGCGTTCTTATAAGGTTCTCGGTTTCACTGATGGCGCGAAGAGTCACCATCGCCGTCGCCGACCTGCCGGGAAGCCCGGAACCCCGCCGTCTCCGGCCCGGCGGACTCAGTCTTTCAGCCAAGATTTCGGGCACGCCGCCGCCGAGACTTATCTGGTCACCCGGCTCAGCTTCACCCTCCTCCGATATCTAGG GGTAGGCTCCCGGTGGATCACAAGATTATTTGCTCTTGGTTTTTATGCCTTGCTACTTATGCCCGGGTTTCTTCAAG TGGCatattattatttcttctcCAGCCAGGTCCGGCGAAGTGTTGTATATGGAGATCAACCAAGAAATAG GTTGGATCTATATCTGCCTGAAAATAATGATGAACTAAAGCCAGTTGTGATATTTGTAACTGGCGGAGCTTGGATTATTGG GTACAAAGCGTGGGGTTCTCTTTTAGGAAAGCAATTGGCAGAAAGAGACATAATAGTGGCATGCCTTGACTACAG AAATTTTCCTCAGGGGACTATTAGTGATATGATAAAAGATTCTTCTCAGGGAATCTCATTTGTCTGCAATCACATAGCTGAATATGGGGGTGACCCTAACAG GATATATCTAATGGGGCAATCGGCTGGTGCACACATTTCTGCTTGTGCTCTCGTGGAGCAAGCAATCAAAGAATCTGAATCTGGAAAAGGAGAGAGTATTTCTTGGAGTGTCTCTCAACTAAAAGCTTATTTTGGTTTATCTGGAGG GTACAATTTACTTAATTTAGTTGATCACCTCCACAAACGAGGCCTCTATAGCTCCATTTTCTTAAG CATTATGGAAGGTGAACAATCATTGCAACGATTTTCTCCTGAAGTTATGATACAGGATCCAAGCATTAGAGATGCTGTTTCTCACCTGCCTCCTATTACTCTTTTCCATGGAACCTCAGATTATTCCATACCATCAGATGCCAG TAAAACTTTTGCAGATGCTCTTCAAAGGGCAGGAGCTCAAGTAACGCTAATTCTGTTTGAGGGAAAAACACATACAGATTTGTTTCTTCAA GATCCTTTGAGAGGAGGCAAAGATGAACTGTTTGACCATATAGTTGCCGACATACATGCCGGTGATAAGGAAGCTCTTGCCAAGGATGCAGTGGCCCCTCCAAGAAGACGCCTTGTTCCCGAGTTTTTGTTACAAATGGCTCGCGAGATCAGCCCCTTCTAG